Part of the Candidatus Methylomirabilota bacterium genome, GCGGGACGTCCTCGATGCCTTCTGTTACACCGCCGCCTTCGCCTGCCACGCGCTGCTGGCCGGCGCCGGCCATGCGGTCTGCATCGAGTCCTCGCCCGAAGCCAGCGCCGGCGCCCGGGAGAACCTCGCCCTGAACGGCGTGGCCGACCGCGCCGAGCTCGTCGCGGCCAACGCCTTCGACGAGCTGCGCCGGCTGGACCGTGCGAACGCCCGCTTCGGCCTGGTGGTGCTGGACCCGCCGCCGTTCGCTCCCGGCCGCCGCACGCTGCCGGCCGCCGCCCGGGGCTACAAGGAGATCAATCTGCGCGCGATGCGGTTGCTGGAGCCGGGCGGCCGGCTGGCGACCTTCTCGTGCTCGCACCACGTCTCCACGACGTTCTTCGAGGAGATCTGCCGAGAGGCGGCGACGGATGCCGGAGTCCGGCTGCGGGTGCTGGCCAGGCTCGGGCCACCGGCTGACCATCCTGTGCTCCTCACCGTGCCGCAGACCAACTACCTCAAAGGCCTCCTGCTCGAGGCGGTGTAGCCGCCGGCCCGGTCACCAGCTCCGGGTCTCGCCGTGCCGGAGCACCCACACGCGCTCGGGACCCAGCCCGCGACGACCGCTCTCCGCGGCCAGACGCCGGGGCGGCTCGTCGAGAGGCTCCTCGGCGAGGTCGAAGGTGCCCCAGTGAATCGGCACGAAGGCCCGCGCGCCGATGTCCTCGAAGACGTCGAGCGCCTCTTCCGGCGTCGTGTGCGCGGCACGCATGATGATGGGGGGCAGGTACGCCCCGATGGGGACGGCCGCCAGGTCGAACGGCCCGGCTCGCCGGCGGATCTCCTTGAAGACGCCGGCATAGGCCGTGTCGCCCGCGAAGAACAGGCGCCGGTCCCGGCCGGCGATGGCCCATCCGCTCCACAGGCGACGATTCCGGTCCCAGAGGCCGCGCCCCGAGAAGTGCTGGGCCGGCACGCAGGTGATGGTCAGCCCGTCCTCGGTGCGCCGGTCCCACCAGTCCATCTCCGCCACGTCCGTGATGCCGAGGCCGGCGAGCCACGTCTCGACCCCGAGCGGCACGATGAACCGAGGACGATGCTCGGCGGCCAGGCGGCGGACGGTCGCCACGTCCAGGTGGTCGTAGTGATCGTGGGAGATGAGCACCAGGTGGATGGGCGGAAGGTCCTCGAAGCGAAGACCCGGGGGAGTGACGCGCCGGGGGCCCCCGAAGCTCACCGGGCTGGCCCGTTCCGACCACTGGGGGTCCGTGAGCACGTTGACGCCGTCGAGCTGCACGAGCAGGGTGGCGTGGCCGACCCAGGTCACGGTCGGCCGGGTGCGGTTGCTCCGCAGCGCCGCACCATCGTTGGCGACACGGGGAAGCTCGATCGCCCGCGGGCTGAACGTGCTCGACCAGATCCGGCTCACCACGAAGCGGGCGCGGACCCACGTGCTCGCCGGCTCATGCGTCGTGACCGGGTTGGCGAAGCCGCGCTCACGATGGTGGGCGGGCGCACCTGCGATCGGGCCGCCCACGTGGCCGCAACCGGCGGCGAGGACAGCGCCCAGCAGCCCGGCCAGCGCGGCGCGGCGCACGGGCTCAGCCGCGGGGCTCGCCGACGGGCAGCTCGACGACGAAGGCCGCCCCGCCCCCGGGACGATTCTGCGCCCGGAGCCGGCCGCGATGCTCGCTCACGATGCCGTAGGAGACGCTGAGGCCCAGGCCGGAGCCGTGCCCGGCGGGCTTGGTCGTGAAGAACGGGTCGAAGATCTTCGGCAGCACGTTGGGATGGATCCCCGGGCCGGTGTCCAGGACCTCGATCACCGCCCACTGCTTGCTGGCCCGGACCCGGAGGGTCAGGATCCGCTTGCCCGCGTGGCCGGCCAGCGCCTGGTGAGCGTTCTGGACCAGGTTGAGCAGCACCTGCTGGATCTGGTTGGCGTCCGCGTACACGGCGGGGCAGGCGCCCAGATCGGTGACCACCCGGATGTTGTCCTGGTCGAGCTGGTAGGCCTTGAGGTCGAGCACCCGCTTCACCTGGTCGACCAGCGAGCAGGGGCGGCGCTCGGGGGTCGAATGGCGCGCGAAGGTCAGCAGATTCTGGACGATGCGGGCCGCCCGCGTGGTCTCCTCGGAGATGATCTGGACCCGCTCGCGCGCCGCCGGAGAGAGCTCGCCGGCGCGGGCCAGCAGGTGCGCCTGACCGAGGATCGTGGTGAGGGGATTGTTGATCTCGTGGGCCACGCCGGAAGCCAGCTCGCCCACCGCCGACAGCTTCTCGGCGTGGATCAGCTGGCTCTGGGTGAGCTTGAGCTCGTCGAGCTGGTGCCGGGTCTCGGAATAGAGCCGCGCGTTGTCCACGGCGATGCCGATCTGATGCGCGGTCGCCTGCACCAGCGCCACCTCCCGCTCGTCGAACTGCTCGGCGGTCCGGCGGCCGAGGGACAGCGTGCCCAGGATGCGGCCGCGGCTCCGGATGGGCACGCACACGAACCCGCGGATCCTCGCGGAGCGCACGGCCACGCGTGCCGGGGGAAACAGATCGGAGGCCCCCATGACGTCGGGGACACAGACCGCCTCACCGGTGGTCGCGACCTTGCCGATCAGCCCCTCGCCCACGGGGAGCCGGCGATTGACTTCGCGCAGGGCGGGCGACATGCCTCGCTCGCCCTGCAGCACCAGCCACTGCCCGTCCTCGGAAACGAGGTGCAGGCTGGAGACCTCGTGTCCGGTGACCTGGGTCAGCGCCTCCACGGCCGTCCGCACCACCTCGTCGACGTCCAGGCTGCGGCTGACCGTTTCCGCGACGGTGTGCAGGATCGAGAAGAAGGGGTCGACGGCGGCGCCTCAGCTTCCGGCCGGCAGGCTCAGGACGAACTCCGCGCCTGGCACCCCGGCCTCCACCAGGCGGACCGCGCCCCCATGGGCGGCGGCGATCGTCTGCGCGATGCAGAGTCCCAGCCCCGCCGCGCCCCGCCGGGTGGAGACGAACGCCTCGAAGATTCGCGCGGCGTCCTCCCGGGGCACGCCGGGGCCGCCGTCGGCGACGCTCACCTCGACGCCGTTCGGGCTCCGGCGGACGCCGATGCGCACACGGCCACCGTCCGGCATGGCGTCGATGGCGTTATGGAGGACCTGGGCCAGCGCGGTCTGGATCTGCAGCCGGTCGGCCGTCACCGTCGGCACGTCCGGACCGACCTCGACCTCGACCGACACCCCGGAGCTCTGCAGCCGACCCTGCAGCGCGCTCAGCACGTGCTGCACGAGCTCGGCCAGGTCCACGGGTCCGAGCTGCGGCGGGCGCGGGCGCGCGAAGCTCGAGAGGTTGTCGACGATCCTCGAGGCGCGCAGGGCTTGCTCCTCGATGGCGGAGAGCGTGTAGACGAGCTTGTCGTTGTCGACGGGCTTGCCGACCCTGAGCCCCAGCTGCAGGAGCTGGACTCGAGCCAGGATCACCGCCAGCGGGTTGCGCAGCTCGTGGGACACGCTGGCGGCCAGGCGGGTGACGAGGGAGCCATCTTCGGGCGCGCCCGCCCCCGGGGCGTCGCGGGGCCCAGCCGGAGCGCCGCCCGGGGCCTCCACGCTCATCACGAGAACTATTCTAGCCGGTCAGTTGCCGGCCCTGGCAGAGACGTGTGCGACGACCTGCCGTAGCGCTTCGTCCAGCCGATTCGCGTCCTTGGCCCCGCCCTGGGCGAGATCGGGCCGCCCCCCGCCGGTGCCGCCCGCCGCCCTGGCGACCTCCTGCATGAGCTTGCCGGCCTGGACGCGCGAGGTCAGGTCCTTGGTGACCCCCGAGACCAGGGAGACCTTGCCACCGGCCACCCCGCCGACAAACACGACGCCCGAGCCGAGCCGCTCGCGGACGCGGTCGACCACGGCCCGGAGCCCGTCGGCATCCAGGCCGTCCAGGCGCGCCACCACGACGGCGATGCCGTTGACCTGACGGGCCTGCGCCACCAGCTCGTCGGCCCGGCCGCGGGCCAGCCGAGCTTCCAGCTCGGCCAGCTGCTTCTCGAGGGCCCGCTGACTCTCCACGAGCTGACGCAGGCGCTGGGGCACGTCGCCGGGCGCGATCTTGAGGATCTCGGCCGCCTCGCGAAGGGCCCGCTCCTGACGCGCCACCGCGGCCAGCGCCGCGGGGCCCGCCACGGCCTCCACCCGCCGCACCCCCGAGGCCACCGCGCCCTCCGTCGTGATCTTGAGCAGGCCCAGCTGGCCCGTCTGATCCAGGTGGGTGCCGCCACACAGCTCGACCGAGAAGTCGCCGATCCTGATCACGCGCACCCGGCTGCCGTACTTCTCGCCGAAGAGGGCCAGCGCCCCGGCGCGCAGGGCCTCGTTCAGGTCCATCTCCTCGTGCCGCACGGCGAGGTTGGCCTGCACCTGCTCGTTGACGAGCCCCTCGATCTGCTCGACCTCGGGGTCGCGCAGCGCGGTGCCGTGGGAGAAGTCGAAGCGGAGGTGATCCGGAGCCACCAGCGAGCCGGCCTGGGCGACGTGGGTGCCGAGGACCTTGCGCAGGGCCGCGTGGAGCAGGTGCGTGCCGGTGTGGTGCTGGCGCAGCCCCTGGCGCCGCGGCGACTCGACACTGACCGCCACGTCCTCCCCTTCCCGGAATCCGCCCGCGCGCACGCGCACTCGGTGGACGACGAGCTTGGCGCCGCGGTGGTACGTGTCGACGATCTCGCCGCGCCCCGCGCGCCCCACCAGGGTGCCGGTGTCGCCCACCTGGCCGCCGGACTCGGCGTAGGCGGGCGTGCGGTCCAGGATGACCTCGACCTCGTCGCCCTCCACCGCCTCGCGGACCCGGCGGGGCCCCCGCTGGCCGACGTCCACCAGCGCGAGGATCCGCCCCGGCGCGGTGAGCGTGTCGTAGCCCACGAACTCCACGGCCGGGACCTCGGCCACGAGCTGCTGGTACAGGTGGGCCCCCTCGCCGTCGTCCGCTCCGAACGCCGCGCTCGCCCGCGCCCGATCCCGCTGGGCCGTCATCTCGGCGTCGTAGGCCCCCTCGGTCTCGTCCGTCACCCGCCAGCCTTTGTCCTCGAAGATCTCCTCGGCGAGATCGCGCGGGAAGCCGTGGGTGTCGTACAGCTTGAACAGAAACCGCCCGTCGAGCACGAGGGGACTGGTGCCACCCTTGTTCGCCTGATCGTATTCCTCGATGAGGCGCATGCCCGTGTCCAGGGTCTCGGCGAAGCGCTCCTCCTCGCCACGCACGACGTCCTCGATGCGGCGGCGCTCACCGGCGAGCTCCGGGTAGGCTGCCTGCATCAGCTCGGTCACCCAGTGCACCGTGCGGTAGAGGAAGGGCTCCTGCAGGCCGAGCAGGCGCCCGTGGCGCATGGCGCGCCGCATGATCCGGCGCAGCACGTAGCCGCGCCATTCGTTGGAGGGCGTGACGCCGTCGCCGATGAGGAACGTGGTGGCGCGCGCGTGGTCGGCGATGACGCGCATGGACACGTCGTCGTCCTCGCGCACGCGGTAGCGCCGGCCCGACAGGTCGGCGACCCGGCTCACCAGGGGCCACAGCAGGTCGGTCTCGAAGTTCGACGCCTTGCCCTGCAGCACGGCCGCGACCCGCTCCAGGCCCATTCCCGTATCGATGGACGGCTGCGGCAGCGGGGTGAGCCGGCCGGCGGCGTCGCGGTTGAACTGCATGAACACCAGGTTCCAGACCTCCAGCCAGCGGTCGCACTCGCAGGCCGGTCCCTGGCAAGGCCGGCCCGCCGCGACCTCCGCGCAGGGCAAGTGATCGCCCTGGTGAAAGTGGACCTCCGAGCAGGGGCCGCACGGCCCGGTGTCGCCCATGGCCCAGAAGTTGTCCTTCTCGCCCAGGCGGAGGATCCGGTCGTCGCCGAGGCCGGCGATCTTCTTCCACAGGGCGGCGGCGTCATCGTCGTCCGTGAAGACGGTGGCGCTCAGCCGGCGCGGGTCGATGCCGAGCTCGCGGGTCAGCAACTCCCAGGCGAAGGCGATGGCCTCGGCCTTGAAGTAGTCGCCGAAGGAGAAGTTGCCGAGCATCTCGAAGAACGTGTGGTGGCGGGCGGTGCGGCCCACATTTTCGAGATCATTGTGCTTGCCGCCGGCCCGCACGCACTTCTGGCA contains:
- a CDS encoding ATP-binding protein — encoded protein: MLHTVAETVSRSLDVDEVVRTAVEALTQVTGHEVSSLHLVSEDGQWLVLQGERGMSPALREVNRRLPVGEGLIGKVATTGEAVCVPDVMGASDLFPPARVAVRSARIRGFVCVPIRSRGRILGTLSLGRRTAEQFDEREVALVQATAHQIGIAVDNARLYSETRHQLDELKLTQSQLIHAEKLSAVGELASGVAHEINNPLTTILGQAHLLARAGELSPAARERVQIISEETTRAARIVQNLLTFARHSTPERRPCSLVDQVKRVLDLKAYQLDQDNIRVVTDLGACPAVYADANQIQQVLLNLVQNAHQALAGHAGKRILTLRVRASKQWAVIEVLDTGPGIHPNVLPKIFDPFFTTKPAGHGSGLGLSVSYGIVSEHRGRLRAQNRPGGGAAFVVELPVGEPRG
- a CDS encoding MBL fold metallo-hydrolase, translated to MRRAALAGLLGAVLAAGCGHVGGPIAGAPAHHRERGFANPVTTHEPASTWVRARFVVSRIWSSTFSPRAIELPRVANDGAALRSNRTRPTVTWVGHATLLVQLDGVNVLTDPQWSERASPVSFGGPRRVTPPGLRFEDLPPIHLVLISHDHYDHLDVATVRRLAAEHRPRFIVPLGVETWLAGLGITDVAEMDWWDRRTEDGLTITCVPAQHFSGRGLWDRNRRLWSGWAIAGRDRRLFFAGDTAYAGVFKEIRRRAGPFDLAAVPIGAYLPPIIMRAAHTTPEEALDVFEDIGARAFVPIHWGTFDLAEEPLDEPPRRLAAESGRRGLGPERVWVLRHGETRSW
- the alaS gene encoding alanine--tRNA ligase, which translates into the protein MTGDRLRETFVRYFEGRGHTRVPSSSLVPGDDPTLLFTNAGMVQFKRVFLGEERRDYRRATSCQKCVRAGGKHNDLENVGRTARHHTFFEMLGNFSFGDYFKAEAIAFAWELLTRELGIDPRRLSATVFTDDDDAAALWKKIAGLGDDRILRLGEKDNFWAMGDTGPCGPCSEVHFHQGDHLPCAEVAAGRPCQGPACECDRWLEVWNLVFMQFNRDAAGRLTPLPQPSIDTGMGLERVAAVLQGKASNFETDLLWPLVSRVADLSGRRYRVREDDDVSMRVIADHARATTFLIGDGVTPSNEWRGYVLRRIMRRAMRHGRLLGLQEPFLYRTVHWVTELMQAAYPELAGERRRIEDVVRGEEERFAETLDTGMRLIEEYDQANKGGTSPLVLDGRFLFKLYDTHGFPRDLAEEIFEDKGWRVTDETEGAYDAEMTAQRDRARASAAFGADDGEGAHLYQQLVAEVPAVEFVGYDTLTAPGRILALVDVGQRGPRRVREAVEGDEVEVILDRTPAYAESGGQVGDTGTLVGRAGRGEIVDTYHRGAKLVVHRVRVRAGGFREGEDVAVSVESPRRQGLRQHHTGTHLLHAALRKVLGTHVAQAGSLVAPDHLRFDFSHGTALRDPEVEQIEGLVNEQVQANLAVRHEEMDLNEALRAGALALFGEKYGSRVRVIRIGDFSVELCGGTHLDQTGQLGLLKITTEGAVASGVRRVEAVAGPAALAAVARQERALREAAEILKIAPGDVPQRLRQLVESQRALEKQLAELEARLARGRADELVAQARQVNGIAVVVARLDGLDADGLRAVVDRVRERLGSGVVFVGGVAGGKVSLVSGVTKDLTSRVQAGKLMQEVARAAGGTGGGRPDLAQGGAKDANRLDEALRQVVAHVSARAGN
- a CDS encoding HAMP domain-containing sensor histidine kinase, whose protein sequence is MSVEAPGGAPAGPRDAPGAGAPEDGSLVTRLAASVSHELRNPLAVILARVQLLQLGLRVGKPVDNDKLVYTLSAIEEQALRASRIVDNLSSFARPRPPQLGPVDLAELVQHVLSALQGRLQSSGVSVEVEVGPDVPTVTADRLQIQTALAQVLHNAIDAMPDGGRVRIGVRRSPNGVEVSVADGGPGVPREDAARIFEAFVSTRRGAAGLGLCIAQTIAAAHGGAVRLVEAGVPGAEFVLSLPAGS